The sequence below is a genomic window from Massilia oculi.
GTGATCGGTTCGTTCCCGGAAGTGCCGGCCGCCTGCGCCTCGGAGTACCTGCTCGGCGTGCCGGCGGCAACCGTGGTCGCGCCCGCCCATCCGCTGGCGAGCGCCAAAGGCACGGTGATGCGCGCGGAGGCGGGGCGTTACGTGCAGCTGGTGCTGACCGACCGCTCGACGCTGACCCGGGGCCGCGACTTCGGCGTGCTGTCGCCGCGCGTGTGGCGCCTGGCCGATCTCGGCGCCAAGCGCGCCTTCCTGCGCGCTGGCCTGGGCTGGGGGAATATGCCGCTGCATATGGTCGAGCAAGACCTGGAGAGTGGCGCGCTGGTGCGCATCGAACTCGAGACGCATCCCGTGCTCGGATCGGGCTTTTCGATGCACGCGATCTTCATGAAGGATCAGCCGCCCGGGCCGGCCGGGCGCTGGTTCATCGAGCGCCTCAAATCCAACGCGTAGCTGCCCGCGCCGAAGGCCGCCACCTGCAGCAGTCCTCCCGCGATCGCGAAGTTCTTGATCAGGTGGACCAGTTGAGGGATGCCGCCAGCCGGATTGTGGAAGATGAGGCCGGCCACGACGCAGTACAGCGCGAGGACGGTCGCCACCATGCGCGTCCTGATGCCGAGGGCGAGCATCGCTCCGCCGCCAAAGCCGAGCCCGATCGCGATGGCCAGGCCGAGGTGGGCGAAGGGCAGGCCCGCCGCGCGGATTTCCTCGATGGTGTGTGCGGGATCGACCACCTTGCCGATGCCGCTGAAGATGAAGAGGATGGCCATCATGACGCGGCCGAGCGCCGGGACGGCGGAAGGGTGTTGCTGGGTGGGATGGCGTTTCATGGTCTGTCTTTTCGGCTGGCGTGAATAGGGCGGAAGAATGCGGTCGCGTATGGCCAGACTTACTCGGATGCTGTCGATTCAGATGCAGTGCGCGGATCGAAGGTGCAGGTGCATGGCACTTTGTGGCTATGTGAACCTGGAAACTGAATTGCAGGCCGGGATTGCGGCGCGCCGCGGCCGCTGTCGTGACGCTTATCGATCGGGTGAAATGCGATAGGTAAAGGCGGTAGCGCATGTCGGGCATGCCGCTGATTGGCGCGCGGGTGCGCAATTCACCGTCCAAATCACACGACTTTTTTTGGCATTCACGGTTGCGCGCTCACAAAGAATGCGCGTACTTTACGTGATTGAATTTGTCAAATCGAGAAGATGTGATATTGTCGCGGGCATCGGGCAAAATCGATCGAATAATAGGACGCTGAACCAAACAGTATGCACGGAAGCGAAGCGAAAAGAACAAGCCGGCTTGTCTGACCAATTGCTCAGGCAAGGCGGCTTTTTCTTTTCGCACCCGCAAGGGTAGCGATGTGAAACGCTGGAACGGTGACCTGTCGACGTTGGCTGAAGCGCTGCAACTGTGAGGAGTTGCAGCAGTTCAGCCGGTGCCGGATTCATTGGCCTAAATCGACGCTTGCTTTGGTCCGATGAATAATTCGCCGGGTTTGATCCGGCGGGTTTTAAACCTTGAGCGTATTTCTCATCGCAGATGAAGGAGAACAAGAATGGCAACCGCTAAGAAACCAGCAGCAAAGGCAGCAGCAAAGAGCGCGCCTTCGTCCACGACGAAGTCGAACGCAAAGGCTGCAGCAGAGAAACCAGTCGCAAAGAAAGCCGCGACCAAGACCACCGCCACCAAGGCGGTAGCCAAGCCGGCAGCGAAAACCGCTGCCAAGCCTGTTGCAAAGAAAGCTACTGCAACCAAGACCGCCGCGACCAAAACCACTGCTACCAAAGCAACGGCCAAAACCGCGACCAAATCGGCAGCCAAGCCGGCAGCAAAGCCTGCAGTGAAGAAAGCCACCGCTAAACCGGCAGCCAAGTCGGCAAGCAAGCCGGCAGCAAAGAAAGCCGCCGCTAAACCGGCAGCAAAGCCGGCAGCGAAGAAAGCCGCCGCTAAACCGGCAGCCAAGCCGGCAGCAAAGAAAGCCGCTGCTAAACCGGCAGCCAAGCCGGCTGCAAAGAAAGCCGCCGCAAAACCGGCAGCCAAGAAAGCCGCAGCTAAACCAGCAGCCAAGCCGGCAGCGAAAAAGGCCGCCGCTAAACCAGCCGCCAAGTCGACCGCTAAAACCGCGACCAAAGCCGCAGCTAAACCTGCAGCCAAAAAAGCGACTGCAAGCAAGGCAGCCGCCAAACCGGTAGCGAAGAAAGCGACCGCCACCAAGGCAGCCGCCAAACCGGCGGCAAAGAAAGCGACCGCGACCAAAA
It includes:
- a CDS encoding LysR family transcriptional regulator, giving the protein MLDGMSMDQLRTFIAAADEGSFSAAGRKLRRAQSVVSHTLANLEAQVGFALFDRSGRYPQLTEAGRALLAEARRAADSMDAFKARARTLAEGLEPELSVAVDVMYPIAKLTGAVQAFHREFPSTPLRLYVEALGAVVQPLLDGQCRIAVIGSFPEVPAACASEYLLGVPAATVVAPAHPLASAKGTVMRAEAGRYVQLVLTDRSTLTRGRDFGVLSPRVWRLADLGAKRAFLRAGLGWGNMPLHMVEQDLESGALVRIELETHPVLGSGFSMHAIFMKDQPPGPAGRWFIERLKSNA
- a CDS encoding DoxX family protein yields the protein MKRHPTQQHPSAVPALGRVMMAILFIFSGIGKVVDPAHTIEEIRAAGLPFAHLGLAIAIGLGFGGGAMLALGIRTRMVATVLALYCVVAGLIFHNPAGGIPQLVHLIKNFAIAGGLLQVAAFGAGSYALDLRRSMNQRPAGPGG